One segment of Marvinbryantia formatexigens DSM 14469 DNA contains the following:
- a CDS encoding DUF3877 family protein, with product MTFKKNSSAADSIFDKTAGDCHENMTGTRIPLESLPNTRDLGGIRTADGRIIRPHRLVRSGALAGISDADREILLNEYNVKTVIDFRTDTEREEKPDPEMEGVRLIIDPIAEEETMGITRGRQGLLELLNLKQDADALMLKIYPELVGSELSQKHYARFLFFEYLLAQEEGAVLWHCSAGKDRAGLGSALVLAALGVPESVIRADYLLTNDYLQAANRQLVAQLSKVPGADEEKLAKIKTIFDAKEAYLDSALDYIKNKYGTMREYLEKALGMDEAKLRKLQQMYLMEAVETGALKKHMIDTVKEWQLKIGYMEENMKLYYPAQSLKALLGLPEEAAQEELDTALAVFAEKVYPSLGRLKISHNKERYCLDIPAEGCAYIAREVPEPAFLKQLLAVITAPGKTLSDVRRCFADYAAGQKTGFVEEDGAHDGMGHVFYFEEGADDCYVYCVEENEFGLTYHRFGKEDYEYART from the coding sequence ATGACTTTTAAGAAAAACAGCAGCGCAGCGGACAGCATTTTTGATAAGACTGCCGGCGATTGTCATGAGAATATGACCGGCACCCGTATCCCGCTGGAGAGCCTGCCGAACACCAGGGACCTTGGCGGTATCCGCACCGCCGACGGCAGGATAATCAGACCGCACCGGCTTGTTCGCAGCGGAGCGCTCGCGGGAATTTCCGATGCGGACCGGGAGATTCTCTTAAACGAATATAACGTAAAAACCGTGATTGATTTCCGGACGGATACGGAGCGCGAAGAAAAGCCGGACCCGGAGATGGAGGGCGTGCGCCTTATCATCGACCCGATCGCGGAAGAAGAGACAATGGGAATTACCAGAGGCAGACAGGGACTTCTGGAGCTTCTGAATCTGAAGCAGGATGCAGATGCGCTGATGCTGAAAATTTATCCGGAGCTGGTCGGAAGTGAGCTGTCGCAGAAGCATTATGCCAGATTCTTATTCTTCGAGTATCTGCTTGCGCAGGAGGAGGGCGCTGTTTTGTGGCACTGCAGCGCGGGAAAAGACCGCGCCGGTCTTGGAAGTGCGCTGGTTCTGGCGGCGCTGGGCGTACCAGAGAGCGTCATCCGGGCGGATTATCTGCTCACGAACGATTATCTGCAGGCGGCAAACAGGCAGCTGGTTGCGCAGCTTTCGAAGGTTCCCGGAGCGGATGAAGAAAAGCTGGCAAAGATAAAGACTATTTTTGACGCAAAAGAAGCCTATCTTGACAGCGCGCTGGATTACATTAAAAATAAGTATGGGACGATGCGGGAATATCTGGAAAAGGCGCTCGGCATGGATGAGGCGAAGCTGCGGAAGCTGCAGCAGATGTATCTGATGGAAGCAGTGGAGACCGGCGCATTAAAAAAGCATATGATTGATACGGTAAAGGAGTGGCAGCTTAAAATCGGCTACATGGAGGAGAACATGAAGCTCTATTATCCGGCGCAGTCGCTGAAAGCGCTTCTCGGACTTCCGGAGGAAGCCGCGCAGGAGGAGCTGGATACGGCACTTGCCGTTTTCGCAGAGAAAGTATATCCGTCGCTGGGAAGATTAAAAATATCACATAATAAAGAGCGCTATTGTCTTGATATTCCGGCTGAGGGATGCGCTTATATTGCCAGGGAGGTACCGGAACCGGCGTTTTTAAAGCAGCTTCTGGCGGTTATCACCGCGCCGGGCAAAACGCTCTCTGACGTGCGCCGGTGCTTTGCGGATTATGCCGCCGGGCAGAAGACCGGCTTTGTGGAAGAGGACGGAGCGCACGACGGTATGGGGCATGTGTTTTATTTCGAAGAGGGCGCGGATGACTGTTACGTATACTGCGTGGAGGAAAACGAATTCGGGCTTACCTACCACCGTTTCGGGAAGGAAGACTATGAATACGCCCGGACATAA
- a CDS encoding VOC family protein, translating to MKFKMIHENYNVANLEVSKAFYEKALGLTEKRRINGEGFVIAYLGNEQSDFELELTCLEEHPQKYDLGECEFHLAFRVDDFDAAHQLHKEMGCICFENPEMGIYFIVDPDGYWLEIVPTR from the coding sequence ATGAAGTTTAAAATGATTCACGAAAACTATAATGTTGCCAATCTGGAGGTTTCTAAAGCGTTTTATGAAAAGGCACTTGGTCTTACGGAGAAGCGCCGCATTAACGGCGAGGGCTTTGTGATCGCCTATCTCGGCAATGAGCAGTCCGATTTTGAACTGGAGCTTACCTGTCTGGAGGAGCATCCGCAGAAATATGACCTGGGCGAGTGCGAGTTTCATCTGGCGTTCCGCGTGGACGATTTTGACGCGGCGCATCAGCTTCACAAGGAGATGGGCTGCATCTGTTTTGAAAATCCGGAAATGGGCATTTACTTTATCGTCGATCCCGATGGTTACTGGCTGGAGATCGTTCCCACAAGATAA
- a CDS encoding M18 family aminopeptidase: protein MSVQLTRELFDFIEGSPSCFHAVESMRRQLDGAGYTQLLESRPWSLAPGGKYYVVRNGSSLIAFRIPETEICGFQIMASHSDSPCFKIKENPEMEAEGHYIKLNVEKYGGMLMAPWFDRPLSVAGRLMVRENGQIKVKLVNVDRDLLMIPNLAIHMNREANDGMKYNVQKDLLPLYGDETAKGSFQALVAEAAGVSPEAVTGSDLFLYNRMPGSIWGANREFISIGRLDDLQCAFSSLKGFLEAEEGESIPVHCVFDNEEVGSGTRQGAASTFLYDTLANICGALGKTMMEYRRMLAASFMLSADNAQGVHPNYGEKACPTNRPYLNGGIVLKYSANQKYTTDGIAAAVFKEICTMAEVPYQNYVNRSDILGGSTLGNISGTQVAVATADIGLAQLAMHSPYETGGIRDTEYLVKAAKVFFESSVCETGYGSFRIQRKAY, encoded by the coding sequence GAAGGAAGTCCAAGCTGCTTTCATGCGGTGGAATCCATGCGCAGGCAGCTTGACGGTGCGGGTTATACACAGCTTCTGGAAAGCAGGCCGTGGAGCCTTGCGCCCGGCGGAAAATATTATGTGGTGCGCAACGGTTCCTCTCTGATTGCGTTCCGTATCCCGGAGACGGAAATCTGCGGCTTTCAGATTATGGCGAGCCACAGCGATTCTCCGTGCTTTAAGATCAAGGAAAATCCGGAAATGGAAGCAGAAGGACATTATATAAAGCTGAATGTGGAGAAATACGGCGGAATGCTGATGGCTCCCTGGTTTGACCGCCCGCTCTCGGTAGCGGGACGTCTGATGGTGCGTGAGAACGGGCAGATTAAGGTAAAGCTTGTCAATGTAGACCGCGATCTTCTGATGATCCCCAACCTTGCCATCCACATGAACCGGGAAGCAAACGACGGCATGAAATACAATGTACAGAAGGATCTGCTGCCGCTTTACGGGGATGAGACGGCGAAGGGCAGCTTTCAGGCGCTTGTTGCGGAGGCGGCAGGGGTATCGCCAGAGGCGGTGACCGGCAGCGACCTGTTTTTATATAACCGGATGCCGGGCAGCATCTGGGGCGCGAACCGGGAATTTATCTCTATCGGAAGGCTGGACGATCTGCAGTGCGCCTTTTCTTCGCTGAAGGGCTTCCTGGAAGCAGAAGAGGGGGAGAGCATCCCGGTGCACTGTGTGTTTGATAATGAGGAAGTGGGCAGCGGTACCCGGCAGGGAGCAGCCTCCACATTTCTGTATGATACGCTGGCGAACATCTGCGGGGCGCTGGGAAAAACGATGATGGAATACCGCAGGATGCTTGCCGCCAGCTTTATGCTCTCGGCGGATAACGCGCAGGGCGTGCATCCCAATTACGGGGAAAAGGCGTGCCCGACCAACCGCCCGTACTTAAACGGCGGTATCGTGCTCAAATACAGCGCGAACCAGAAATACACCACGGACGGCATCGCGGCGGCAGTGTTTAAGGAAATCTGCACGATGGCGGAGGTGCCTTACCAGAATTATGTAAATCGTTCAGATATTCTGGGCGGCTCGACGCTCGGCAATATTTCCGGAACGCAGGTGGCGGTTGCCACGGCGGATATCGGGCTTGCGCAGCTCGCCATGCACTCGCCTTACGAGACGGGCGGTATCCGGGACACGGAATATCTTGTGAAAGCGGCAAAGGTATTTTTCGAAAGTTCCGTCTGCGAAACCGGGTACGGAAGCTTTCGAATACAGCGCAAAGCTTACTGA